A window of the Cannabis sativa cultivar Pink pepper isolate KNU-18-1 chromosome X, ASM2916894v1, whole genome shotgun sequence genome harbors these coding sequences:
- the LOC133031704 gene encoding G-type lectin S-receptor-like serine/threonine-protein kinase LECRK3: MLDSGNFVLYNSDSEAIWQSFENPTDTLLSGQILETGKELVSAVSESNHSSGEFQLTMQTDGNLVLYPAIKDHLDYHAYWGTGTYWKGSPKITLSLRPNGQLELLNSTSKASVYTLHPANWIHPMNHVTFRLTIDVDGILRLYSHSLVQVNSSWNVEWNSTNNRCDPTGLCGMNAYCVLDQNQQPNCTCLPGHAFIDQSQKRLGCERKSKIDYCTTNQYTVSLVEFDKVLWENNSYSIVPKNNRIDCEQDCLNDCQCEIAMYKSTTCKKLRLPLRYAKADQRNSNVVTMVKVLNQNSEALYFGVTKGRSERVRNRFFISSVVCIVFSFIFLLLSMFLCCRSNFHSHRIVYKEPNTQILKVDEVLTVRSFTFNELEIATNFFMEPLGKGSFGTVFKGTLRFPDGERAIAVKRLEKVAVEGEVEFLNEMRSIGRTHHKNLVRLLGYCHENSNRLLVYDYMSHGSLSNYLFKSETKPHWNDRVKIALGIARGILYLHEDCENKIIHCDINPNNILIDENCDAKIANFGLAKLLMPDQTRTHTGIRGTRGFVGPEWHKGQPITTKADVYSFGIVLLVIICCRPSVDVSVPEKEAILVNWVYERFMNNNSKSLMINEEVNEEEFDRLLKIGIWCIQEEPTIRPPMKKVVAMLEGTLAIPIPPCIVSCNDSSKYFLDIVHA, encoded by the coding sequence ATGCTCGATTCGGGTAATTTTGTCCTTTACAACTCAGATTCAGAGGCCATATGGCAGAGTTTTGAGAATCCAACAGATACCCTTTTGTCAGGGCAGATTTTGGAGACAGGAAAAGAGCTTGTCTCAGCTGTCTCCGAGTCAAATCACTCCTCCGGAGAATTTCAACTTACCATGCAGACTGATGGTAATTTGGTTCTATACCCTGCAATCAAAGATCACTTAGACTATCATGCTTACTGGGGCACCGGAACTTACTGGAAAGGATCACCAAAAATTACTTTGAGCCTTCGTCCCAATGGCCAATTAGAGCTGCTCAACTCTACAAGCAAAGCTAGTGTATACACACTTCACCCTGCAAATTGGATACACCCCATGAACCATGTTACCTTTCGTCTAACAATTGATGTTGATGGAATATTAAGATTGTATTCTCACAGCTTGGTTCAGGTCAATAGCAGCTGGAATGTCGAATGGAATTCGACTAACAATAGGTGTGATCCTACTGGATTGTGTGGCATGAATGCATATTGTGTTCTTGATCAAAATCAACAACCCAATTGTACATGTCTTCCTGGTCATGCTTTCATTGACCAAAGCCAGAAAAGATTAGGCTGTGAAAGAAAGAGTAAGATAGATTATTGCACAACTAATCAATATACTGTTTCACTTGTGGAATTTGATAAAGTTTTGTGGGAAAACAACTCCTACTCTATTGTTCCAAAGAACAACAGGATTGATTGTGAACAAGATTGCTTGAATGATTGTCAATGCGAAATTGCTATGTATAAATCAACCACCTGCAAAAAATTAAGGTTGCCACTGAGATATGCCAAAGCGGATCAGAGAAATAGCAATGTAGTGACCATGGTCAAAGTGCTTAATCAAAATTCTGAGGCATTGTATTTTGGGGTGACGAAAGGAAGAAGTGAACGAGTTCGAAATAGATTCTTTATTAGCAGTGTTGTGTGCATtgtattttctttcattttcttaTTACTTTCTATGTTTCTATGTTGCAGAAGCAATTTCCACTCTCATAGAATAGTTTATAAGGAACCCAATACACAGATATTGAAGGTAGATGAAGTACTAACCGTTCGATCATTTACATTCAACGAGCTTGAAATAGCTACAAATTTCTTCATGGAGCCATTGGGAAAGGGTTCTTTTGGAACGGTCTTTAAAGGAACCTTAAGATTTCCAGATGGGGAAAGAGCCATTGCTGTCAAAAGGCTCGAGAAAGTTGCAGTCGAAGGAGAGGTGGAATTCTTAAATGAAATGAGATCCATTGGTAGAACTCACCACAAAAATCTGGTTCGTCTTCTTGGTTATTGCCATGAAAATTCAAACAGGCTTCTAGTCTATGATTACATGAGCCATGGATCATTATCAAACTATCTCTTCAAATCAGAGACAAAACCACATTGGAATGACAGAGTGAAAATAGCTTTGGGCATTGCTCGCGGCATCTTATATCTGCATGAAGATTGCGAGAATAAGATCATTCATTGTGACATAAATCCCAACAACATATTGATCGATGAGAATTGTGATGCCAAAATAGCAAATTTTGGATTGGCAAAGCTACTGATGCCAGATCAAACAAGGACACACACCGGGATTAGAGGAACGAGGGGGTTCGTGGGTCCAGAGTGGCACAAGGGCCAGCCTATTACAACCAAAGCTGATGTTTACAGCTTTGGAATTGTTCTTCTGGTGATCATATGTTGTCGTCCAAGTGTTGATGTTAGTGTTCCTGAAAAAGAAGCCATCTTAGTCAATTGGGTTTACGAGCGTTTCATGAATAATAATTCGAAAAGTCTAATGATTAATGAAGAAGTGAACGAGGAAGAGTTTGACAGATTGTTGAAGATTGGGATTTGGTGTATACAAGAAGAGCCAACAATTCGTCCTCCTATGAAGAAGGTAGTGGCCATGCTGGAAGGAACTCTAGCTATTCCTATTCCTCCATGCATAGTTTCTTGCAATGATTCCTCCAAGTATTTCTTAGATATAGTTCAtgcttaa